One window from the genome of Drosophila albomicans strain 15112-1751.03 unplaced genomic scaffold, ASM965048v2 utg000102l_pilon, whole genome shotgun sequence encodes:
- the LOC117577240 gene encoding ankyrin repeat and KH domain-containing protein mask-like, giving the protein MLRKNFNVNEKCENGETALMVASAGSYLDVVNVLLSHGASLNEQNVVGHTPLMKAAFGGHVEVAKVSIDVEQASTPRSNEHNECALSVASYKGHPDLVYILLEAGADDLNFALSAASKGGQVTVVELLLEYGAEINSSTFPLPSPLECAISNSHLDVATLLIEAGGNINGAISNGNTYLMMAAGKGDQRMVELLLVYVYTQVDAQIVGLKPHWRGEAYEAFIRKNKDNNNNKKKKKKKKKKSKKTDRRVR; this is encoded by the exons ATGCTACGGAAAAACTTTAACGTgaatgaaaaatgtgaaaatgggGAAACGGCGCTCATGGTTGCCAGCGCGGGCAGTTATCTTGATGTGGTAAATGTACTGCTAAGCCACGGCGCTAGCTTGAATGAGCAAAATGTGGTTGGACATACACCGCTGATGAAGGCCGCATTTGGCGGGCATGTGGAAGTAGCCAAGGTTAGTATCGA CGTGGAGCAAGCATCAACACCCCGCTCCAATGAGCACAACGAGTGTGCATTGTCAGTGGCTAGTTACAAGGGTCATCCCGATTTGGTGTATATCCTACTGGAAGCTGGCGCTGATGATTTGAACTTCGCTCTTTCAGCGGCTTCAAAAGGTGGCCAAGTGACAGTAGTGGAGTTATTATTAGAATACGGAGCGGAAATCAATAGTTCCACCTTTCCACTGCCATCGCCGCTAGAATGTGCAATTTCCAATAGTCACCTTGACGTTGCCACTTTGCTCATTGAGGCCGGCGGCAACATTAATGGGGCCATTTCAAATGGCAACACATATCTAATGATGGCAGCTGGCAAGGGGGACCAGAGAATGGTGGAATTGCTATTGGTGTACGTCTACACGCAAGTAGACGCCCAGATCGTtg GTCTTAAGCCCCATTGGAGAGGTGAAGCATATGAAGCGTTTATACGAAagaacaaagacaacaacaacaataagaaaaagaagaagaagaagaagaagaagagtaaGAAGACTGACCGAAGAGTACGATGA